In Marinicella rhabdoformis, one genomic interval encodes:
- a CDS encoding N-formylglutamate amidohydrolase: MSDIFDLTTSDSPLVISVPHDGALIPETIQKNMHGYALDTPDRDTGISSVFEFENLKYSKIKANYSRYVVDLNRPAAGGALYAGQNETTVCPTTLFDERPIYLSGHEPSAEEVAHRVETYWRPYHVRLQALIDKAKAKFGFCLLIDAHSIDAVVPRFFEGRLSDISVGTYDGKSCSDSIQNTLIHHLSRQSNYSYVINDRFKGGYITRQYGQPQDGIHAVQLEHAKSVYGDNKRHELTAFWLNGLNKLLEMFEIK, translated from the coding sequence ATGAGCGACATTTTTGATTTAACAACATCTGATTCACCTTTGGTCATCAGCGTGCCACATGATGGTGCGCTGATTCCTGAAACCATTCAAAAAAACATGCATGGGTATGCTTTAGACACGCCCGATCGTGATACGGGTATATCGTCAGTGTTTGAATTTGAAAATTTAAAATACAGCAAGATCAAAGCCAACTACTCGCGTTATGTGGTTGATTTGAATCGTCCTGCAGCAGGTGGTGCTTTGTATGCGGGGCAAAATGAAACAACTGTTTGTCCGACGACTTTATTTGATGAACGACCTATATATTTGTCAGGCCATGAACCCAGTGCTGAAGAAGTGGCTCACAGGGTTGAAACATATTGGCGCCCTTATCATGTTCGGTTACAGGCCTTGATTGATAAAGCCAAAGCAAAATTTGGTTTTTGTTTATTAATTGACGCACACAGCATAGATGCCGTGGTGCCACGATTCTTTGAGGGTCGTTTGTCGGACATCAGTGTGGGTACTTATGATGGCAAAAGTTGCTCGGACAGCATACAAAACACATTAATTCATCACTTATCAAGACAAAGCAATTATAGCTATGTCATCAATGACCGTTTCAAGGGCGGTTACATCACCCGCCAATATGGACAGCCTCAAGACGGTATTCATGCGGTTCAACTGGAACATGCCAAAAGTGTTTATGGTGACAATAAGCGTCATGAATTAACGGCATTTTGGCTTAATGGCTTGAATAAGCTATTAGAAATGTTTGAAATCAAATGA
- the hutH gene encoding histidine ammonia-lyase has protein sequence MSYVITDAGFTLCDLRNIWQTPVELTIDNHMLQGVIQSRQTIEQIADSGETVYGVNTGFGLLAKVKIPREELDTLQRNLVISHATGIGKPIDTDTTRLIMALKAMSLSQGFSGIHPNTLQLLLDMISHEIYPLIPEKGSVGASGDLSPLAHLTAAMIGLGEVNFKGEVMPAMDALKQAKLKPIVLGPKEGLALLNGTQVSCGLALKGLFLAENCFNAALLSGALSIDAAKGSLAPFDERIHMARGQKGQITVAKAIRTLLKDSEIVVSHEDCDRVQDPYCLRCQPQVMGAVLDSLHYVAEKLLIEANAATDNPLVFAHEGEVLSGGNFHAEPVAFVADFLGITLTDMANMSERRIAMLIDPVLSRLPAFLVPDSGVNSGFMIAHVTAAALASENKTLAHPASVDTIPTSANQEDHVSMATFAGRKLTDLSENSAVVIGIEMMAACQSIDFHEDLNTSKKLYSVYQKVREDVPFLDKDRLLSPDIVHMQNLVLSGELNQFVEPLCPSLA, from the coding sequence ATGAGTTACGTGATTACAGACGCAGGTTTCACCCTGTGCGATTTAAGAAATATTTGGCAAACACCTGTCGAGCTGACGATTGATAACCACATGTTACAAGGCGTGATTCAGTCTCGTCAGACGATTGAACAAATTGCTGATTCGGGCGAGACGGTTTACGGCGTGAATACAGGTTTTGGTTTGTTGGCTAAGGTTAAAATTCCTCGAGAGGAGTTGGATACTTTACAGCGCAATTTAGTCATATCACATGCCACGGGCATTGGTAAACCGATTGATACAGACACCACACGTTTGATCATGGCATTGAAAGCCATGAGTTTGTCTCAAGGTTTTTCTGGTATTCATCCGAATACCTTACAGTTGCTGCTGGACATGATCAGTCACGAAATTTATCCACTGATTCCAGAAAAAGGTTCGGTGGGTGCTTCGGGTGATTTGTCACCTTTGGCGCATTTGACGGCGGCCATGATTGGTTTGGGTGAAGTGAATTTCAAAGGTGAGGTTATGCCTGCCATGGATGCTTTGAAACAAGCCAAGTTGAAACCAATTGTATTAGGGCCTAAAGAAGGTTTGGCCTTACTCAATGGTACACAGGTGTCTTGTGGTTTGGCACTGAAAGGATTGTTTTTGGCAGAGAATTGTTTTAATGCGGCCTTGTTATCAGGTGCTTTGTCTATCGATGCCGCCAAAGGTTCTTTGGCACCTTTTGATGAGCGCATTCACATGGCACGTGGTCAAAAAGGACAGATTACTGTGGCCAAAGCCATCAGAACTTTACTTAAAGACAGTGAAATTGTGGTTTCGCATGAAGACTGTGACCGCGTTCAAGATCCATATTGCTTGCGTTGTCAGCCGCAGGTGATGGGTGCTGTATTGGATTCTTTACACTATGTTGCAGAAAAGTTACTGATTGAAGCGAATGCTGCCACTGACAACCCTTTGGTTTTTGCTCATGAAGGTGAAGTGTTGTCTGGCGGTAATTTCCACGCAGAGCCTGTGGCCTTTGTGGCGGACTTTTTGGGCATCACATTGACTGATATGGCGAACATGTCTGAGCGTCGCATCGCGATGTTGATTGATCCTGTATTGAGTCGATTGCCGGCATTTTTGGTACCTGATTCGGGTGTTAATTCTGGCTTTATGATTGCCCATGTGACAGCGGCGGCCTTGGCTTCTGAGAATAAGACTCTGGCGCATCCGGCTTCGGTTGACACCATTCCGACTTCAGCCAATCAAGAAGACCATGTTTCAATGGCCACTTTTGCTGGACGTAAGTTGACTGATTTGTCTGAAAATTCGGCAGTGGTGATTGGTATTGAAATGATGGCGGCTTGTCAAAGCATCGATTTTCACGAAGATTTGAACACCTCTAAGAAACTGTATTCGGTGTATCAAAAAGTGCGTGAAGACGTGCCGTTTTTGGACAAAGACCGTTTACTCTCTCCTGATATAGTACACATGCAAAACTTGGTGTTATCAGGTGAGTTGAATCAATTTGTTGAGCCCCTTTGCCCCTCATTGGCATGA
- a CDS encoding winged helix DNA-binding protein, with protein sequence MANNSQNQLDETFVGKSAADLGQLIAEQIKPIYQMIGVVVPVKSCSIIHALSGVDSATLTDLAKQLQQSHQLIKQKIPKLLALELIVVKQDDADKRRMLYSLTELGKQQAQLLRDHSMQAVYNSLSEEINADIFQVLNQAITSLKDKDLFSRFQEQQISLAEK encoded by the coding sequence ATGGCCAATAACTCCCAAAATCAACTAGATGAAACATTTGTCGGTAAATCTGCCGCGGATTTGGGGCAGTTGATTGCGGAACAAATAAAACCGATATACCAAATGATTGGTGTGGTGGTGCCGGTGAAGTCTTGTTCCATTATCCATGCTTTGTCGGGCGTCGATTCGGCGACGTTGACAGATTTGGCGAAGCAACTACAACAATCCCATCAATTGATTAAACAAAAAATACCCAAGCTTTTGGCTTTGGAACTGATAGTGGTGAAGCAAGATGATGCCGATAAAAGAAGGATGCTTTATTCATTAACTGAATTGGGTAAACAGCAGGCACAACTGCTTCGTGATCATTCCATGCAGGCGGTTTATAACAGCCTGTCAGAAGAAATCAATGCCGATATTTTTCAAGTGTTGAACCAGGCCATTACCAGTTTAAAGGACAAGGATTTATTCAGTCGCTTTCAAGAACAGCAGATAAGCTTAGCAGAGAAATAA
- a CDS encoding leucyl aminopeptidase — MKKLLMISMLLFSTISLAKTTTITFTDQMPTEGNLVLGVYEGGEFGPIGQKLDQNGDISHAIKAAAFTAKIDSTQLIVAPKDSDLDQILLVGLGQKPNQEGTKNSALDWQNIGGHAIQKAVDTFKTPAIFAFDTDNTDALANLAYGTKLGSYYFDKYYTSNKRIKTQAEITLYAAQATAAQKSFDNNWNPVANAIYHTRNMSNEPANIIYPQSFVDVWTDHLKGMKNVKIKTFDEKDMQKKGMGAIYGVGKGSARQPRMMVVEYMGGKKGDAPVVIVGKGITFDTGGISLKNPSNMWNMKFDMSGAASAVGTLYALAGQNAEINIVAIAALAENMPDANAQRPGDVVTSMSGKTIQIRSTDAEGRLVLADGVYYGDVTYDPALLIDLATLTGSVGRALGKDYSGLFTRHDDLVDGFVAAGKASGDEVWHLPLNDNHFKAIENEVADVMNSGPDAPGASAGAAFIGTFVREETKWVHFDIAGVAWGGKNQAHNGSPGSTGYGIRLLNEYILKHYSK, encoded by the coding sequence ATGAAAAAATTATTGATGATCAGCATGCTGTTATTCAGCACCATATCACTGGCCAAAACAACCACCATCACGTTCACCGACCAGATGCCAACTGAAGGCAACTTGGTATTGGGTGTGTATGAAGGCGGTGAATTCGGCCCAATCGGCCAAAAGCTAGACCAAAATGGCGACATCAGTCATGCCATCAAAGCGGCTGCATTTACAGCAAAAATAGACAGCACCCAATTAATCGTTGCACCCAAAGATTCAGACTTGGATCAAATCCTTTTGGTCGGTTTGGGCCAAAAGCCGAATCAAGAAGGGACAAAGAATTCAGCACTTGACTGGCAAAACATCGGCGGTCACGCAATTCAGAAAGCCGTTGACACCTTCAAGACTCCTGCCATTTTTGCATTCGACACAGACAACACAGACGCATTGGCAAACTTGGCCTACGGCACAAAACTAGGCAGCTATTACTTTGATAAGTATTATACTTCAAATAAAAGAATCAAAACCCAAGCAGAGATCACACTTTATGCAGCCCAAGCGACGGCGGCACAAAAATCATTCGACAACAACTGGAACCCCGTAGCGAATGCGATTTATCACACCAGAAACATGAGCAATGAACCGGCCAACATCATCTACCCACAAAGTTTTGTTGATGTTTGGACTGACCACCTTAAAGGCATGAAAAATGTCAAGATCAAAACGTTTGATGAAAAAGACATGCAGAAAAAAGGCATGGGCGCGATTTATGGCGTCGGCAAAGGCTCTGCCCGTCAACCTCGCATGATGGTTGTTGAATATATGGGCGGCAAGAAAGGCGACGCCCCTGTGGTTATTGTCGGTAAGGGCATCACTTTTGATACTGGCGGCATCAGTTTGAAAAACCCAAGCAACATGTGGAACATGAAATTTGACATGTCAGGTGCAGCTTCTGCAGTCGGCACCTTATATGCTTTGGCGGGCCAAAATGCCGAAATTAATATTGTAGCTATCGCAGCATTGGCTGAAAACATGCCTGATGCCAATGCGCAGCGTCCTGGTGATGTGGTCACATCCATGTCAGGCAAAACCATTCAAATACGTTCAACTGATGCCGAAGGTCGCTTGGTTTTGGCCGATGGCGTCTACTACGGTGATGTCACTTATGATCCGGCTTTATTGATTGATTTGGCCACCCTGACCGGATCTGTTGGGCGCGCTTTGGGTAAAGACTACAGCGGTCTATTCACTCGTCATGATGACTTGGTTGATGGTTTTGTAGCAGCGGGTAAAGCTTCAGGTGATGAAGTTTGGCATTTACCTTTGAACGACAATCATTTTAAAGCAATTGAAAACGAAGTCGCTGACGTGATGAATTCAGGCCCAGATGCACCTGGTGCCAGCGCCGGAGCAGCCTTCATTGGTACATTTGTCAGGGAAGAAACAAAATGGGTCCACTTCGACATCGCAGGTGTGGCATGGGGCGGCAAAAACCAAGCACACAATGGCTCACCTGGCTCAACTGGATACGGCATCAGGTTATTGAATGAATACATATTAAAGCACTACAGCAAATAA
- a CDS encoding uracil-DNA glycosylase family protein produces MVNKKSSIKQILKQIRECDLCQQELPHVPRPIVQASAQSRILIIGQAQGRKVHESGVPWDDASGDRLRDWVGVTKTQFYDPTSFAIMPMGFCFPGSHNKTTGQSGDLPPMKICAPTWHQQLMFEMPEIKLTLVIGQYAMKHHLDNHHKNLTQTVKNFKEYLPQQFVLPHPSPRNNIWMKKNPWFQDEVLPQLKHSITQVLK; encoded by the coding sequence ATGGTAAATAAAAAATCCTCAATTAAGCAAATACTTAAACAAATCAGGGAATGTGACTTATGTCAACAAGAGCTGCCTCATGTTCCCAGACCTATTGTTCAAGCCAGTGCACAAAGTCGCATACTGATCATTGGACAAGCACAAGGGCGCAAAGTCCATGAGTCGGGCGTTCCTTGGGATGACGCCAGTGGTGACCGATTGCGTGATTGGGTGGGCGTTACAAAAACTCAATTCTATGACCCAACGTCATTCGCCATCATGCCCATGGGCTTTTGCTTCCCCGGAAGTCACAATAAAACCACCGGCCAATCCGGTGACCTGCCACCAATGAAAATTTGCGCGCCCACTTGGCATCAACAATTGATGTTTGAAATGCCCGAGATTAAACTGACTTTAGTCATCGGACAATACGCCATGAAACACCACTTAGATAATCACCATAAAAACCTCACCCAAACTGTCAAAAACTTTAAAGAATACCTGCCTCAACAATTTGTTCTTCCTCATCCTTCGCCTCGTAATAACATTTGGATGAAGAAAAATCCTTGGTTTCAGGATGAAGTTTTGCCACAATTGAAACATTCCATAACCCAAGTCTTGAAATGA
- the hemP gene encoding hemin uptake protein HemP: MRQTITLKNKTASSRTLQTPVNRNRVTLGLNSKSLFKDTQTVLLKHNNENYYLRLTKNNKVILTK; this comes from the coding sequence ATGAGACAAACAATCACACTTAAAAACAAAACCGCAAGCAGCCGAACCTTGCAAACTCCTGTTAATAGAAACAGGGTCACTTTAGGACTGAACAGCAAATCGCTATTCAAAGACACACAAACCGTGCTGTTAAAACACAACAACGAGAATTACTACCTGCGACTAACCAAAAATAACAAGGTGATATTGACGAAATAA
- a CDS encoding GTP-binding protein, translated as MTKSILNIGILAHVDAGKTTVTEQMLFTAGALRNAGSVDKGTSATDHLAVERERGISVRLATASFDWKDGMSHAFQVNVIDTPGHVDFSSEVERSLLALDAAVLVLSAVEGVQGQTLTFFQALRAMQIPTLVFINKIDRMGADVMSVIEELEKEFGVECFTLQSSEGVGDAAVSLKRTWSDESMPEAQIEQIVEHDDELLERFLEGEASTFDELDSVLKSAAHQGDLVPVLLGAGKLGLGIEPLMDAMVRYLPVEGEAEKNELSAVVFKIEHDNTLGRMAYIRVFSGQIKPRAILKTERDGETIEQKVSQIKQVVQGKYQAVDVIKTGDIAVVSGLTDAQVGDHLFDENQSDASGDVSHIASMVPKVARFSAPLLTVQVKADSDAEFPQLAQALQQLSAEDPMLDLEWLSDIRELHIKITGKIQIEILQAQLLDRYGLKATFEDPTIIYKETPMKTALGYERYWMPKPCWAILELELKPGKLGSGVVFVSQVSHNDVAAKYQKEIEATLPQALKQGIKGWQVTDLKITLVAGEDHNVHSRSGDFAIATPMAIMNGLVLSDTQLLEPILAVKISAPLDLLGTISSDITKMRGVFDSPEIEGERFTLTAQVPAATSIDYPVQLASKSGGKAKFSSRLLNYQPCELSQGQTRDYRGVSPLDRDKWILQARGAL; from the coding sequence ATGACAAAGTCAATTTTAAACATCGGTATTCTGGCGCATGTGGATGCGGGAAAAACCACCGTAACTGAACAAATGCTGTTCACTGCAGGGGCATTGAGAAATGCAGGCAGTGTGGATAAAGGCACGTCTGCCACTGACCATTTGGCTGTGGAGCGTGAACGAGGTATTTCTGTTCGACTGGCCACTGCCAGCTTTGATTGGAAAGATGGCATGAGTCATGCCTTTCAAGTGAATGTCATCGACACACCAGGACATGTAGACTTCAGTTCAGAGGTTGAGCGTTCATTATTGGCATTGGATGCGGCTGTTTTGGTTTTGAGTGCAGTTGAAGGTGTGCAGGGACAAACCTTAACTTTTTTTCAAGCTTTGAGAGCTATGCAGATTCCGACCTTGGTGTTCATAAATAAAATTGATCGCATGGGTGCAGATGTTATGTCGGTTATTGAAGAGCTGGAAAAGGAATTTGGTGTTGAGTGTTTTACTTTACAGTCATCAGAAGGTGTCGGTGATGCAGCTGTGAGCTTGAAAAGGACATGGTCTGATGAGTCCATGCCTGAAGCACAGATTGAACAAATCGTTGAACATGATGATGAATTGTTGGAGCGGTTTTTAGAAGGTGAAGCATCGACATTCGATGAATTGGATTCGGTGTTGAAGTCAGCTGCCCATCAAGGTGATTTGGTGCCGGTTTTATTGGGTGCGGGTAAATTGGGTTTGGGTATTGAGCCGTTGATGGATGCCATGGTTCGGTATTTGCCAGTTGAGGGTGAAGCTGAAAAGAATGAACTGTCGGCAGTGGTGTTTAAAATTGAACACGACAATACCTTAGGGCGCATGGCTTATATCCGCGTCTTTTCAGGCCAAATAAAACCCAGAGCCATATTAAAGACTGAACGCGATGGTGAGACGATTGAACAAAAGGTCAGCCAAATAAAGCAAGTGGTGCAAGGCAAGTACCAAGCTGTGGATGTGATTAAAACGGGTGATATAGCTGTGGTCAGCGGCTTAACTGATGCTCAAGTGGGCGACCACCTTTTTGATGAAAACCAAAGTGATGCTTCTGGTGATGTGTCCCATATTGCGTCAATGGTACCGAAAGTGGCGCGTTTTTCAGCGCCTTTGTTAACGGTGCAAGTGAAAGCAGATTCTGATGCCGAATTTCCGCAATTGGCACAAGCCTTGCAACAATTGTCGGCAGAAGACCCGATGTTGGATTTAGAATGGCTGAGTGACATCAGGGAATTGCACATCAAAATCACCGGCAAAATTCAGATAGAAATACTGCAAGCACAATTACTCGATCGCTATGGCCTGAAAGCGACTTTCGAAGACCCAACCATCATTTACAAAGAAACGCCGATGAAAACCGCTTTGGGTTATGAGCGTTACTGGATGCCCAAACCTTGTTGGGCGATTTTAGAATTGGAACTCAAGCCTGGAAAGTTAGGCAGTGGCGTGGTCTTTGTGTCGCAGGTTTCTCACAATGACGTGGCAGCCAAATACCAAAAAGAAATCGAAGCCACCTTGCCCCAAGCTTTAAAGCAAGGTATCAAAGGTTGGCAAGTCACCGACCTGAAAATAACCTTGGTGGCAGGAGAAGACCACAACGTCCACAGCCGATCTGGCGATTTCGCCATCGCAACACCGATGGCCATCATGAATGGCTTGGTGCTTTCAGACACACAGTTATTAGAACCGATATTGGCGGTCAAGATTTCAGCACCCTTAGATTTGTTGGGCACCATCAGCAGCGACATCACCAAAATGCGCGGTGTGTTCGACAGCCCAGAAATTGAAGGTGAGCGTTTTACCTTGACCGCACAAGTGCCAGCAGCCACCTCAATAGATTACCCCGTACAGCTGGCTTCAAAAAGCGGCGGTAAAGCCAAATTCTCCAGCCGCCTGTTAAACTACCAGCCCTGTGAATTATCCCAAGGTCAAACCCGAGATTACCGAGGTGTCAGTCCGTTGGATCGTGACAAGTGGATTTTGCAGGCACGTGGGGCTTTGTGA
- a CDS encoding cytochrome b codes for MKDTAQHYGGISRFNHWIGALVVIAMLAVGLYFGGLPRGDEKSFLRGMHVSFGGLLFLFLIFRVFWRVFSKSPDPVEQPTPLKLITKVVHWVLLLCVLIMAVSGPWIVWTTGNGINVFDIFTIPSPIERMQELHSNLEVVHEYTAQVLLYTLILHVLAGLKHQFIDKDNLLSRMVKKLR; via the coding sequence ATGAAAGACACTGCACAGCATTACGGCGGTATTTCACGCTTTAATCATTGGATAGGCGCTTTGGTGGTGATAGCCATGTTGGCCGTTGGGTTGTATTTTGGTGGTTTGCCTCGGGGTGATGAAAAATCATTCTTACGTGGCATGCATGTCAGTTTTGGCGGACTGTTGTTTTTATTTCTTATTTTTCGTGTGTTTTGGCGTGTGTTCAGTAAATCACCTGATCCTGTTGAACAGCCTACGCCACTTAAGTTAATTACCAAAGTGGTGCATTGGGTATTGTTGCTTTGTGTTTTGATTATGGCAGTTTCAGGCCCATGGATCGTTTGGACAACGGGAAATGGCATCAATGTTTTCGACATCTTTACCATCCCTTCACCGATTGAAAGGATGCAGGAGCTGCACAGTAATTTAGAAGTTGTTCATGAATACACAGCTCAAGTTTTACTTTATACCTTGATTTTACATGTGCTTGCTGGGTTGAAACACCAGTTTATTGATAAGGATAATTTGCTCAGTCGCATGGTTAAAAAGCTTAGGTAA
- the hutU gene encoding urocanate hydratase, with product MKSTNNRTIKAPTGTTLNAKSWLTEAPLRMLMNNLDPEVAERPEDLVVYGGIGKAARNWDCYDAIVDSLKKLNDDETLLVQSGKPVGVFRTHEDAPRVLIANSNLVPNWANWDHFNELDKKGLMMYGQMTAGSWIYIGSQGIVQGTYETFVEAGRQHFNGDVKGKWILTGGLGGMGGAQPLAATMAGYSMIAVECDETRIDFRMKTGYVDKKARSIEEAMVMLQDAQDKGEAISIGLLGNAADVFPDMYAQGIRPDLVTDQTSAHDPTNGYLPQGWTVEQWRKASKDEPKKVAKAARASMAVQVEAMLDFYNEGIPTVDYGNNIRQEAFNVGVDNAFDFHGFVPAYVRPLFCRGVGPFRWAALSGDPEDIYKTDAKVKELIPDDPHLHNWLDMARERIQFQGLPARICWVGLGLRHKLGLAFNEMVKSGELKAPVVIGRDHLDSGSVASPNRETESMKDGSDAVSDWPLLNAMLNVAGGATWVSLHHGGGVGMGYSQHSGVVICCDGTDAAAKRIERVLWNDPATGVMRHADAGYEIAQNCAKEQGLNLPMLEK from the coding sequence ATGAAAAGCACAAACAACAGAACCATCAAAGCGCCTACCGGCACAACATTGAATGCCAAGTCTTGGTTAACAGAAGCGCCTTTGCGCATGTTGATGAATAACTTGGACCCTGAAGTGGCTGAACGTCCTGAGGATTTGGTTGTGTATGGTGGCATAGGTAAGGCGGCGCGAAATTGGGACTGCTATGATGCCATCGTCGATTCATTGAAAAAACTGAATGACGACGAAACTTTGTTGGTGCAATCGGGTAAACCGGTCGGTGTGTTTCGTACCCATGAAGACGCACCACGTGTACTGATTGCCAATTCAAATTTGGTGCCGAATTGGGCTAATTGGGATCATTTCAATGAGTTGGATAAAAAAGGCCTGATGATGTATGGCCAAATGACGGCGGGCTCTTGGATCTATATCGGTTCGCAAGGTATTGTCCAAGGTACTTATGAAACCTTTGTTGAAGCGGGGCGTCAGCACTTTAATGGTGATGTCAAAGGCAAGTGGATTTTAACCGGTGGTCTCGGTGGCATGGGCGGCGCACAACCTTTGGCAGCGACCATGGCGGGATATTCCATGATTGCTGTTGAGTGTGACGAGACGCGCATCGATTTCCGCATGAAAACAGGTTATGTTGATAAAAAAGCGCGCTCCATCGAAGAAGCGATGGTGATGTTGCAAGATGCGCAAGACAAGGGTGAAGCGATTTCGATTGGCTTACTCGGCAATGCCGCTGATGTGTTTCCAGACATGTATGCCCAAGGTATCAGGCCCGATCTGGTCACTGACCAAACTTCAGCCCATGATCCAACCAATGGCTATTTGCCGCAAGGTTGGACCGTTGAACAATGGCGTAAAGCTTCAAAAGACGAGCCGAAAAAAGTGGCTAAGGCAGCACGTGCTTCTATGGCTGTACAAGTTGAAGCTATGTTGGATTTTTATAATGAAGGCATTCCGACTGTCGATTACGGTAACAACATCCGTCAAGAAGCATTCAATGTCGGCGTAGATAATGCTTTTGACTTCCACGGATTTGTTCCGGCTTATGTCAGACCCTTGTTCTGTCGTGGCGTCGGTCCATTCCGTTGGGCGGCTTTGTCAGGTGATCCCGAGGACATTTACAAAACAGATGCCAAGGTCAAAGAATTGATCCCAGATGACCCGCATTTACACAATTGGTTGGATATGGCACGTGAGCGGATTCAGTTTCAAGGCTTGCCAGCTAGAATCTGTTGGGTCGGTTTAGGTCTTCGGCATAAACTCGGTTTGGCATTCAATGAAATGGTTAAGTCAGGCGAACTGAAAGCACCTGTGGTGATTGGACGTGACCATTTAGACTCAGGTTCAGTGGCTTCACCCAACCGTGAGACCGAAAGCATGAAAGACGGTTCTGATGCGGTTTCAGATTGGCCGTTGCTCAATGCCATGTTAAATGTCGCTGGTGGCGCGACTTGGGTGTCTTTACACCACGGCGGCGGTGTAGGCATGGGCTATTCACAACACTCAGGTGTGGTGATTTGTTGCGATGGCACAGATGCTGCGGCAAAGAGAATTGAACGTGTGTTGTGGAATGATCCCGCCACTGGCGTGATGCGCCATGCCGATGCGGGTTATGAAATTGCGCAAAACTGCGCCAAAGAGCAGGGCCTTAATTTGCCCATGTTAGAGAAATAG